In Catharus ustulatus isolate bCatUst1 chromosome 36, bCatUst1.pri.v2, whole genome shotgun sequence, a genomic segment contains:
- the LOC117009848 gene encoding class I histocompatibility antigen, F10 alpha chain-like, with protein MAAALGLGLLLGLLGHPGGATKDHSLRYLDVAVSEPSPGIPQFMTIGYLDGIPFERYNSERGRMEPLTEWVKEAADPEYWDRNTQISVQNQLVYARGLDTLRDRYNQSRGVHTLSRVYGCDLLSDGSVSGSRRFGYDGRDFLSFDWGSKRYMAADSAAEVTRRRWEDETNEAERQTNYLEHVCPEWLQKYVRYAQKELDRKEPPDVHVSGKEEYGMLTLSCHAYGFYPKTIAVNWMKGDEIRDQETEWGGVVPNSDGTFHTWARIEARPEEQEQYRCRVEHPGMSEPGIFAWEPPSGVTLTVVVALSIIAAIVIIIAAVIGFIVWKRQSVMGSTGYSMAAGNDVGAKA; from the exons ATCACTCCCTGCGTTACCTGGATGTGGCCGTGTCAGAGCCCAGCCCGGGGATCCCCCAGTTCATGACCATTGGGTACCTGGATGGGATCCCCTTTGAGCGCTACAACAGCGAGCGGGGCCGGATGGAGCCACTGACAGAGTGGGTAAAGGAGGCAGCTGATCCGGAATATTGGGATAGGAACACCCAGATCAGCGTGCAGAACCAGCTCGTGTATGCCCGGGGCCTGGATACACTGCGGGACCGGTACAACCAGAGCAGGG GTGTCCACACATTGTCGCGAGTTTATGGCTGTGACCTCCTGTCTGACGGGAGCGTCAGTGGATCCCGCCGGTTCGGCTACGATGGGCGGGATTTCCTCTCCTTTGACTGGGGATCCAAGAGATACATGGCGGCCGACAGCGCTGCTGAGGTCACCAGGAGGCGCTGGGAAGATGAAACGAACGAGGCTGAGAGGCAGACGAATTATCTGGAGCACGTCTGCCCGGAATGGCTCCAGAAATACGTCAGATATGCACAGAAGGAGCTGGACCGCAAAG AGCCCCCTGATGTCCATGTGTCTGGAAAAGAGGAATATGGGATGCTGACCTTGTCCTGCCACGCGTACGGATTCTACCCCAAGACTATCGCAGTCAACTGGATGAAGGGGGATGAAATCCGGGATCAGGAGACGGAGTGGGGCGGGGTCGTTCCCAACAGCGACGGCACCTTCCACACCTGGGCCAGGATCGAGGCGCGGccggaggagcaggagcagtaCCGGTGCCGGGTGGAGCATCCCGGAATGTCGGAGCCGGGGATCTTTGCTTGGG AGCCTCCATCTGGTGTGACTCTCACCGTGGTGGTTGCTCTGTCCATCATCGCTGCCATCGTCATCATCATCGCTGCTGTCATCGGATTCATCGTCTGGAAGCGCCAATCCG TGATGGGCAGTACTGGATACAGCATGGCAGCTG GAAATGATGTGGGAGCAAAGGCTTGA